Proteins encoded within one genomic window of Polaribacter sp. NJDZ03:
- a CDS encoding patatin-like phospholipase family protein, with the protein MKNILLAFLLLLSITINSQEKQPKVGLVLSGGGAKGFAHIGVLKEIDKAGLQIDYVGGTSMGAIIGGLYSIGYSGDQIEQIILETDFVSLLQDKLPRNSAPFFEKEFGEKTVITLPVNKGAIGFPVAVSKGQNVLNFLTELLSSVEGISDFKKFPIPFFCIATDVENGSPVLLEKGSLPLALRASGSFPTLLNPVFINDKLLVDGGIANNFPISVMKSKGVDVIIGVDVEGNLYEKENLNSVVAIMNQIVSYQMYRTTDKEKEMLDVYIHPSVTDYNVVSFDDKESILEKGIEEGKKFSSVFIELANKQVHKKERKKVDFDHDKFSITEINLLGSNIYTRAFVLGKIKIKRGDSLTRKEITKRIHLLSSTKNYERITYNLIKKEDNTYNLKLNLNETSGSANLKLGVHYDYLYKSGFLANYNKKHLLLNNDMFSFDMILGDNLRYNLDYFVDNGFYISYGFRSRYNHFRTNSKFSSIVSQYPTISTINLKYTDITNQFFLQTTFNRRFALGLGVEYKYVKATSETIASVNSGATVFDNSNYFNSFGYLKLDSYDKKYFPTKGYFADLNFKWYMVSSDRNNDFSQFAQSKGTLGFATTFLDKLTLQVTSEAGFTLNDVDSEVFDFYLGGYNQNYINTFVPFYGYDFGELSNNSFVKTEFNLRYAFASKHYAIFIANYGRLDENVFKNIDLFKDIKSGYAIGYSYNSFIGPLEIKYSWSPENTEKYWLFNLGFWF; encoded by the coding sequence GCTCATATTGGGGTTTTAAAAGAAATTGACAAAGCAGGTTTACAAATAGATTATGTAGGTGGTACCAGCATGGGCGCAATTATTGGAGGTTTATATTCAATAGGATATTCTGGTGATCAGATAGAGCAAATCATTTTAGAAACCGATTTTGTTTCACTTTTACAAGATAAGTTGCCTAGAAATTCTGCACCATTTTTCGAAAAAGAATTTGGAGAAAAAACTGTGATTACTTTGCCTGTAAACAAAGGAGCAATAGGCTTTCCGGTAGCTGTTTCTAAAGGACAGAATGTATTAAATTTTTTAACAGAATTATTGTCATCAGTAGAGGGTATTAGTGATTTTAAAAAATTTCCGATCCCTTTTTTCTGTATTGCTACAGATGTAGAAAATGGAAGTCCTGTTTTATTAGAAAAAGGTTCTTTGCCTTTGGCTTTAAGAGCTAGTGGTTCTTTTCCCACGTTGTTAAATCCGGTTTTTATAAATGATAAATTGTTAGTAGATGGTGGTATAGCAAATAATTTTCCTATTAGTGTAATGAAATCTAAGGGAGTAGATGTTATAATAGGAGTAGATGTTGAAGGGAATTTATATGAAAAAGAAAATCTAAATTCTGTTGTTGCTATAATGAACCAGATTGTTAGTTATCAGATGTATCGTACAACAGACAAAGAAAAAGAGATGCTTGATGTTTATATTCATCCATCTGTTACTGATTACAATGTGGTTAGTTTTGATGATAAAGAAAGTATTTTAGAAAAAGGAATTGAAGAAGGAAAAAAATTTAGCAGTGTTTTTATAGAATTAGCAAATAAGCAAGTACATAAAAAAGAACGTAAGAAGGTAGATTTTGATCATGATAAATTTTCTATTACAGAGATTAATCTGTTAGGATCTAATATATATACAAGAGCTTTTGTTTTAGGTAAAATAAAGATAAAAAGAGGAGATAGTCTAACAAGAAAAGAAATTACCAAAAGGATACACCTCTTATCTTCTACAAAAAATTACGAACGAATAACGTATAACTTAATTAAAAAAGAAGATAATACTTATAATCTAAAACTGAATTTAAACGAAACAAGTGGGAGTGCTAATTTAAAATTGGGAGTCCATTATGATTATTTATATAAGTCTGGTTTTTTAGCAAACTATAATAAAAAACATTTATTATTAAATAATGATATGTTTTCTTTTGACATGATTTTAGGAGATAATTTAAGGTATAACTTAGATTATTTTGTAGATAATGGTTTTTATATTAGCTATGGGTTTAGGTCTAGATACAATCATTTTAGAACAAATTCTAAATTTAGTTCCATTGTATCTCAGTATCCTACAATTAGTACTATTAATTTAAAATATACAGATATTACCAACCAATTTTTTCTTCAAACTACCTTTAATAGAAGGTTTGCTTTAGGTTTGGGTGTAGAGTATAAATATGTAAAGGCAACCAGTGAAACAATTGCATCTGTAAATAGTGGAGCTACAGTTTTTGATAATAGCAACTATTTTAATTCTTTTGGTTATTTAAAATTAGACTCTTATGATAAAAAATATTTTCCTACCAAAGGATATTTTGCAGATTTAAACTTTAAATGGTACATGGTTTCATCAGATCGAAATAATGATTTTTCGCAATTTGCCCAATCTAAAGGAACTTTAGGTTTTGCTACTACTTTTTTAGATAAACTTACTCTTCAAGTAACAAGTGAAGCTGGTTTTACACTAAACGATGTAGATTCTGAGGTTTTTGACTTTTATTTAGGAGGTTACAACCAAAACTATATCAATACTTTTGTGCCTTTTTATGGCTATGATTTTGGAGAGCTTTCTAACAATAGCTTTGTAAAGACAGAGTTTAATTTAAGATATGCTTTTGCAAGTAAACATTACGCAATTTTTATAGCTAATTATGGGCGTTTAGACGAAAATGTTTTCAAAAATATAGATCTTTTTAAAGACATAAAATCAGGTTATGCTATTGGTTATAGTTATAATTCTTTTATTGGTCCTTTAGAAATAAAATATAGTTGGTCTCCAGAAAATACTGAAAAATATTGGTTGTTTAATTTAGGGTTTTGGTTTTAG
- a CDS encoding inorganic phosphate transporter gives MGDPYILMLVALAVLAIVDLVIGVSNDAVNFLNSAIGSKAISVRNIMIIASLGVFFGAVTSSGMMEVARKGIFNPNMFMFQDIMFIFMAVMITDILLLDIFNTLGMPTSTTVSIVFELLGAAVCISLIKISANDSQSISDIWNYINHEKAFEIINGILLSVVVAFSVGAVVQFASRLIYTFNFNKRATYISALFGGFAITAITYFIIIKGMKGTPWYDDVAHLIEGNTLGIILGSFVIWAIISQLLIQFFKVNILKLIIGVGTFSLAMAFSGNDLVNFVGVPIAAWNSYQSWNVSGIAPDAFSMGILAKKVPSNIWLLLAAGAIMVVTLWTSSKAQNVIKTGIDLSRQGEGHEKFQPNNLSRVVVRFAMGLNFGISKIFPKKILTYVDSKFQKPVIELPKDKTYELPAFDLVRASVNLIVAGILISVATSMKLPLSTTYVTFMVAMGTSLADRAWGRESAVYRVAGVINVVAGWFLTAITAFLAAALVAYLISWDMIMIPILLALVAFLIGRNSLIHRRRSKEIKKQVYIERAELITINGVIEESADHISEVINRVNKLYTNVVNDLANHDLNKLRKTDKHVAKLNDEIDGLKDGVFYFIKSLDETSVEASRFYIMVLGYLQDIAQSISYISRASYKHVNNNHKNLKKGQIKDLKTIDVALSALLTKEANIFENRELDNLNSLLIEKNELLQSVRSSIEKQVARIRTDETSPKNTTLYFSVLLETKDLIKALMSLLETYEEFHLSTKQVKL, from the coding sequence ATGGGAGATCCATATATTTTAATGTTAGTCGCTTTAGCTGTTTTAGCTATAGTAGATTTAGTTATAGGTGTTAGTAATGACGCAGTTAACTTTTTAAATTCAGCCATAGGCTCAAAAGCAATATCAGTAAGAAATATTATGATAATTGCAAGTTTAGGTGTGTTTTTTGGAGCCGTTACCTCTAGTGGAATGATGGAAGTTGCACGTAAAGGTATTTTTAACCCTAACATGTTTATGTTCCAAGATATTATGTTCATTTTTATGGCTGTAATGATTACAGATATTTTATTGCTAGATATCTTTAACACGCTCGGAATGCCTACTTCTACTACAGTTTCTATTGTATTTGAACTTTTAGGAGCTGCCGTTTGTATTTCTTTAATAAAAATATCTGCAAATGATTCTCAATCTATTTCTGATATCTGGAACTACATTAACCATGAAAAAGCTTTTGAAATTATTAACGGAATATTATTATCCGTTGTCGTCGCATTCTCTGTAGGTGCTGTTGTACAGTTTGCATCTAGATTAATTTATACATTCAACTTTAACAAAAGAGCTACATATATTAGTGCATTATTTGGTGGATTTGCAATTACTGCAATTACCTACTTTATCATTATTAAAGGAATGAAAGGTACACCTTGGTATGACGATGTAGCACATTTAATTGAAGGAAATACTTTGGGTATTATTTTAGGAAGTTTTGTTATTTGGGCTATTATTTCTCAACTTTTAATACAATTTTTTAAAGTAAATATTTTAAAATTGATTATTGGAGTTGGTACGTTTTCTTTAGCCATGGCTTTTTCTGGAAATGATTTGGTAAACTTTGTAGGTGTACCAATTGCTGCATGGAACTCTTACCAATCTTGGAACGTTTCCGGTATTGCTCCAGACGCTTTCTCTATGGGTATTTTAGCCAAAAAAGTACCTTCTAACATCTGGTTATTATTAGCTGCTGGTGCTATTATGGTGGTTACTTTATGGACTTCTAGTAAAGCACAAAATGTAATAAAAACAGGTATCGATTTATCTCGACAAGGAGAAGGGCATGAAAAATTTCAGCCAAATAATTTATCTAGAGTTGTGGTAAGGTTTGCAATGGGTCTTAATTTTGGAATTAGTAAAATTTTTCCTAAAAAAATATTGACTTATGTAGATTCTAAGTTTCAAAAACCCGTAATAGAATTACCGAAAGACAAAACATACGAGTTACCTGCTTTCGATTTAGTAAGAGCTTCTGTTAACTTAATTGTTGCTGGTATCTTAATATCTGTTGCAACTTCTATGAAATTACCTTTGTCTACTACTTATGTAACATTTATGGTTGCTATGGGTACTTCTTTAGCAGATAGAGCTTGGGGACGTGAAAGCGCAGTTTATAGAGTTGCCGGAGTAATAAATGTTGTTGCTGGGTGGTTTTTAACGGCTATTACAGCCTTTTTAGCAGCTGCTTTAGTAGCATACTTAATTAGTTGGGATATGATTATGATTCCTATTCTATTAGCACTTGTTGCTTTCTTAATTGGAAGAAATAGCTTAATTCATAGAAGAAGATCTAAAGAAATAAAAAAACAAGTATACATAGAAAGAGCAGAATTAATTACTATTAATGGTGTAATTGAAGAAAGCGCAGATCATATTTCTGAAGTAATAAATCGTGTAAATAAATTATATACCAATGTTGTAAATGATTTGGCAAACCACGATTTAAATAAATTACGTAAAACAGACAAACACGTTGCTAAACTTAATGACGAAATAGATGGTTTAAAAGACGGTGTTTTCTACTTTATTAAATCTTTAGACGAAACTTCTGTAGAAGCAAGTAGATTTTATATTATGGTTCTAGGATATTTACAAGACATAGCACAATCTATTAGTTATATTTCTAGAGCAAGCTACAAGCATGTAAATAACAATCATAAAAACTTAAAGAAAGGTCAAATAAAAGATTTAAAAACTATTGACGTTGCTTTATCTGCTCTATTAACTAAAGAAGCTAATATTTTTGAAAACAGAGAATTAGACAATTTAAATAGCCTATTAATAGAAAAGAATGAGTTGTTACAAAGCGTAAGATCTTCTATTGAAAAGCAAGTTGCAAGAATTAGAACAGATGAAACGAGTCCTAAAAACACAACTTTATACTTTAGTGTATTATTAGAAACAAAAGATTTAATTAAGGCTTTAATGAGTTTACTAGAAACTTATGAAGAGTTTCACTTAAGCACAAAACAAGTAAAATTATAA
- a CDS encoding porin yields the protein MQFSTLRKVVVSIIMCAFLSIQAQETNAPKFGNGLFNLVGKDSTYTMKVGLRVQTLATSQWDVRNGLSNPESSMLIRRSRLKFDGFAFSTKLKYKVELGLSNRDQSGSSEYTSNAPRYIMDAVLKWNFSGNFVLWFGQTKLPGNRERIISSANLQMVDRSLLNSNFNIDRDIGIQLKHHFNLSDTFIIKETFSIAQGEGRNITTGNIGGHQYTTRVELLPFGNFTSKGDYTGSDLKFEKKPKLSLGFVYDFNNNASKTKSNQGSYMLNDIGFYNTNISTLYLDAMYKHKGFSFMAEYANRDAKDPLAKNSDGTLTGDEVQIGNGLNLQTGYMLSKTVEVSGRYTNITLSKNITEKGAKNQYTLGVSKYISEHKLKVQTDVSYTDIGFSTNQLQFRLQVDIHF from the coding sequence ATGCAATTCTCAACACTACGTAAAGTAGTAGTTTCCATTATCATGTGTGCTTTTTTAAGCATACAGGCACAAGAAACAAATGCCCCAAAATTTGGAAACGGCCTCTTTAACCTTGTTGGTAAAGACAGTACATATACAATGAAGGTTGGTTTAAGAGTTCAAACACTTGCCACTTCTCAATGGGATGTTCGTAATGGTCTTTCTAACCCAGAATCTTCTATGTTAATTAGAAGGTCTCGTTTAAAGTTTGATGGTTTTGCTTTTTCTACTAAATTAAAATATAAAGTAGAATTAGGGTTGTCTAATAGAGATCAGTCTGGAAGCTCAGAATACACCAGCAATGCTCCTAGATATATAATGGATGCAGTTTTGAAATGGAATTTCTCTGGAAACTTTGTATTATGGTTTGGGCAAACAAAATTACCAGGTAATAGAGAAAGAATTATTTCTTCTGCAAACTTGCAAATGGTAGATCGTTCTTTATTAAATAGTAATTTTAATATAGATAGAGATATCGGAATTCAATTAAAACACCATTTTAACCTTTCAGATACCTTTATAATTAAAGAAACTTTTTCTATTGCCCAAGGTGAAGGAAGAAATATTACTACAGGTAATATTGGTGGACATCAATATACTACAAGAGTAGAATTACTTCCTTTTGGAAATTTTACGAGTAAAGGAGATTATACTGGAAGTGATTTAAAATTTGAGAAAAAACCAAAACTGTCTTTAGGTTTTGTTTACGACTTTAACAATAACGCCTCTAAAACAAAAAGTAATCAAGGTTCTTATATGTTAAATGATATAGGGTTTTATAATACAAATATTTCTACACTTTATTTAGATGCTATGTATAAACACAAGGGATTCTCTTTTATGGCAGAATATGCTAACAGAGACGCAAAAGACCCTTTAGCAAAAAACTCTGATGGAACTTTAACCGGAGATGAAGTACAAATAGGTAATGGTTTAAATTTACAAACTGGTTATATGCTATCTAAAACTGTAGAAGTTTCTGGGCGTTACACAAATATTACTTTAAGCAAAAATATTACAGAAAAAGGAGCTAAAAATCAATACACTTTAGGTGTTTCTAAATATATATCAGAACATAAATTAAAAGTACAAACAGACGTTAGCTATACAGACATTGGTTTTAGTACAAATCAATTGCAATTTAGACTACAAGTAGATATTCATTTTTAG
- a CDS encoding TonB-dependent receptor, producing MKKFLFITFLAFSQLLVAQSQGTLKGILSDKETNNEPLPFANVLIKGTAMGTTTDFDGNYVLNVPAGTHTVVFSFLGYKTIEKSITIAVGETLTINQILSAEEGVSLEEVVIMSAASRESISALLLEQKKATVIKESIGAQTLSKIGVSDAATATTKISGVTKSQGTGDIFIRGLGDRYLSTTMNGLPVPSDDVEKKNINLNLFSTDVIQNVGISKTYTTSGYADQASGNVDVVTKDYSKKGYSIGVNGGTNTNVLDYDGDFRTTITNNDVSLGFHKKQYALQDLISRQGWDTETISAQPINYSGSLSAAQKFEIFGKDLSFYVSATHSKSYDYYSGEFQSFRQNREDNVFSDVESFTTKTNTSGYVNLKLKLNDANSLKFNTLFVNKSSNNLYEQGRNGLGFVYDQDPQEDGAFVRDQNFKQTTMVINQLIGKHDLNENNTLTWAGGYNFVLAEEPNRIRNEVNILDVASSSEIQFAHVGDYQQRKSTQKIEDVEYNAYVKNNWKFGNLNEEGDKPFALNYGVNYRRKERDFKSQAIGVLARNYKAPSVDELSSTFVQSNFDNGLNLRIGEVDLFSGELNVLAAFADFNFTLNEKFSGNLGLRFERDEINVSWDVANYVGRIGNTSKTYENLFPSLNLKYEVAENQYIRFATSLTQTLPEFKELSPFEYVSPTGRVSKGNPDLEKSDVVNVDLKWEFFPSRGEVFSVTGFYKNIKNPINLAQSRGSSGNFIFYNTGEKATVKGLELEARTSFIKNEDDDTVLGFNANLTKMWFSQDLDDVFQYKGKTESNLQGASDLIANGSLSYSSNKEKEFVATLTGNYSSDKVFALGSPEDFVNSATLYNDEIIEKGFVSLDLVLSKELTDRLSVKLVGRNLLNPEIKQTQFVRNVNTEIETNETVSNYKQGVQLTLGVKYAF from the coding sequence ATGAAAAAATTTTTATTTATTACTTTTTTAGCTTTTAGTCAATTATTAGTAGCCCAAAGTCAAGGTACATTAAAGGGTATATTATCTGACAAAGAAACAAATAATGAACCGTTGCCTTTTGCAAACGTTCTTATTAAAGGAACCGCAATGGGTACAACTACCGATTTTGATGGAAATTATGTATTAAACGTACCAGCAGGAACTCATACTGTTGTTTTTAGTTTTTTGGGATACAAAACAATTGAAAAATCAATTACAATTGCTGTAGGAGAAACTTTAACGATAAATCAAATACTATCTGCAGAAGAAGGCGTTTCTTTAGAAGAGGTAGTTATTATGTCTGCTGCGTCTAGAGAATCTATTTCGGCACTTTTATTAGAACAGAAAAAAGCGACAGTAATTAAAGAAAGTATTGGAGCACAAACTTTATCTAAAATTGGAGTTTCGGATGCGGCAACAGCAACAACTAAAATTTCTGGAGTTACAAAAAGTCAAGGAACGGGAGATATTTTTATTAGAGGATTAGGAGATCGATATTTATCGACTACTATGAATGGTTTACCTGTACCTTCGGATGATGTTGAAAAGAAAAATATCAACTTAAATCTTTTTTCTACAGATGTTATTCAAAACGTAGGGATTAGTAAAACATATACAACTTCTGGTTATGCAGATCAAGCTTCTGGTAATGTAGATGTGGTAACTAAAGATTATTCTAAAAAGGGATATTCTATAGGTGTAAACGGAGGAACAAATACAAATGTATTAGATTACGATGGGGATTTTAGAACTACAATAACAAATAATGATGTTAGCTTAGGTTTTCATAAAAAACAATATGCTTTGCAAGATTTAATATCTAGACAAGGTTGGGATACAGAAACTATATCTGCACAACCCATAAATTATAGTGGTTCTTTATCTGCAGCTCAAAAATTTGAAATTTTTGGTAAAGATTTGTCTTTTTATGTAAGTGCTACACATTCTAAGTCTTATGATTATTATTCAGGAGAGTTTCAAAGTTTTAGACAGAATCGTGAGGACAACGTGTTTTCTGATGTAGAAAGTTTTACAACAAAAACAAATACTTCTGGTTATGTTAATCTTAAATTGAAATTGAATGATGCTAACAGTTTAAAGTTTAATACTTTATTTGTAAACAAGAGTTCTAATAATTTATATGAACAAGGAAGAAATGGTTTAGGTTTTGTATATGATCAAGATCCGCAAGAAGATGGAGCTTTTGTTAGAGATCAAAACTTTAAACAAACCACAATGGTTATTAATCAGTTAATAGGAAAGCATGATTTAAACGAGAATAATACTTTAACTTGGGCTGGTGGTTATAATTTTGTTTTAGCAGAAGAGCCAAATAGAATTAGAAACGAAGTTAATATTTTAGATGTAGCAAGTTCATCAGAAATTCAATTTGCACACGTAGGAGATTATCAGCAAAGAAAATCTACTCAAAAAATTGAAGATGTAGAGTACAATGCTTATGTTAAAAATAACTGGAAATTTGGTAACCTTAATGAAGAAGGAGATAAGCCTTTTGCGCTTAATTATGGTGTAAATTATAGAAGGAAAGAAAGAGATTTTAAATCACAAGCAATTGGAGTTTTAGCAAGAAATTATAAAGCACCTTCTGTAGATGAATTATCTTCAACTTTTGTGCAATCTAATTTTGATAATGGTTTAAACCTTAGAATAGGAGAAGTAGATCTTTTCTCTGGAGAATTGAATGTTTTAGCTGCTTTTGCAGATTTTAACTTTACTTTAAATGAAAAGTTTTCGGGGAACTTAGGTTTGCGTTTCGAGAGAGACGAAATTAATGTTTCTTGGGATGTAGCAAACTACGTAGGTAGAATAGGTAATACTAGTAAAACTTACGAAAACTTGTTTCCAAGTCTTAATTTAAAATATGAAGTTGCAGAAAACCAATATATACGTTTTGCAACAAGCCTTACACAAACTTTACCAGAATTTAAAGAATTATCTCCTTTTGAGTATGTTTCACCAACTGGTCGTGTTTCTAAAGGTAATCCAGATTTAGAAAAATCGGATGTTGTAAATGTTGATTTAAAATGGGAGTTTTTTCCAAGTAGGGGAGAAGTTTTCTCTGTAACAGGATTTTATAAAAATATAAAAAACCCAATTAACTTGGCACAGTCAAGAGGTTCTTCTGGTAACTTTATTTTCTATAATACAGGAGAGAAAGCAACAGTAAAAGGATTAGAGTTGGAAGCTAGAACAAGCTTTATTAAAAATGAAGATGATGATACTGTTTTAGGTTTTAATGCAAACTTAACTAAAATGTGGTTTAGCCAAGATTTAGATGATGTTTTTCAATATAAAGGAAAAACAGAATCAAACTTACAAGGAGCTTCAGACCTTATTGCAAATGGTAGTTTAAGTTATAGTAGTAATAAAGAAAAAGAATTTGTTGCAACTTTAACAGGTAATTATTCATCAGATAAAGTTTTTGCTTTAGGTTCTCCAGAAGATTTTGTAAATAGTGCTACACTTTATAATGACGAAATTATAGAAAAAGGTTTTGTTTCTCTTGATTTAGTTTTAAGTAAAGAATTAACGGATAGATTAAGTGTTAAATTGGTTGGTAGAAACTTATTAAACCCAGAAATCAAACAAACGCAGTTCGTAAGAAATGTAAATACAGAAATAGAAACAAATGAAACAGTTTCTAATTATAAACAAGGGGTTCAATTAACTTTGGGAGTTAAATATGCTTTCTAA